In the genome of Hippoglossus hippoglossus isolate fHipHip1 chromosome 4, fHipHip1.pri, whole genome shotgun sequence, one region contains:
- the si:ch211-212d10.2 gene encoding Rieske domain-containing protein, producing MASGCGDEEGTAEAVSWRLIGPASELSKKRCRLMYSPLGHDSDVALFCVKGEFFAMDARCSHSGGPLCEGDIEEADGVLQVFCPWHDYDFDLRTGKSGTSLQQQVYEVKLEDGNVYVKHASRLSLLPFPADPKS from the exons ATGGCTTCCGGCTGCGGGGACGAAGAGGGGACCGCGGAGGCCGTCTCATGGAGACTCATCGGCCCGGCCTCGGAGCTCTCCAAGAAGCGCTGCCGTCTCATGTACTCCCCCCTCGGCCACGACTCTGACGTGGCCCTGTTCTGTGTGAAGGGGGAGTTCTTCGCCATGGATGCTCGCTGCTCACACTCCG GTGGTCCTCTGTGTGAGGGGGACATTGAGGAGGCTGACGGGGTCCTGCAGGTTTTCTGTCCGTGGCACGACTACGACTTTGACCTCAGGACTGGCAAGTCAGGGACCTCATTACAG CAACAAGTGTATGAAGTCAAACTGGAGGACGGCAACGTGTACGTGAAACACGCCAGTCGTCTCTCCCTGTTGCCTTTCCCCGCAGATCCCAAAAGCTAA